The genomic stretch cattggccaattagtatcctccaatcagcttctttatttaacaaccaatcagaagcctttgctggtctagtccttcaaagtatgtgccatgtttacaagttgtcaagtggcaatatttgccaggctcgttagctccagcaaaaccaccaaaaagatacaaaaaatatcactcacctttttgtttatagggttgtattattgaaatatcacttcgtctttctttgagtaacatggttttcatagtataattgcagctTGATTTATCCTTCTAATGtctgagtttcatggcccaaaatgccaggaaatgcattttctggcattcagttttcaaaaatttaaccctaacccccggacccccctagaagcgaTGGGCTAAAGCCCATCGGGTGGGTCCTCTGGACCCACAACcgtctactttgcaaaaaaatccggctacttaaaaccttaaagaaaaccctgATGACAAACCAAGAGTGCGCGTTATCGCATTTTCCATAATtgtttaatttagataaaaggatttCGTGATCGACCGAATCAAGGCCTTCTTTATATCCAGGAAGACGACTGCATTGACTTTTCCTCGGTCAACGTTATACGTCCAAGAGTCCGTAGCCTCAAGTAGAGCATGCAGTGCATGCCAGTCGAATGAATTGTGCGAAAATCCGATTGATATTTATATATAAAAGCGTTTTCAGCCAAATATGTATATAACTGGTCGTAATCTATTCTCTCAAATACCTTGGCTACTACCGAGATAACGGAAATGGAGCGGTAATTGTACAAATCATTCTGTTCCCCTTGTTTGAAAAGTGGGGTAATTCTGGCGCTTTTCCAGTCGTCGGGAAATCTTCCaagataagtgcgaagatcacttctctctttttaGATTTGGATATGCGCAACCTATAGCATTTTTCACAAGTGATAAAAATAGATCATTACAACACATTATGGGATTGAAATGCGGACAAACATCGAAAAATGTCTGTTTTTTCTCCGCGTAttaatcccataatgctttgggcGTTAAATCGTGACGTCAATTAAAAAGAGTGCTATTGTAAGGGTCCCTTTCGAATTATCTGAACACGGTCTGGGTATTTTGTATGCGTGCAATCAATTTTGGCGGTTGCGTTCAAGTTGGGTTCATTAGGTATTTATGTCACGTTGATTCATAACAAAAGCCCCATTGAGTTTTTTACTACCCTATAATAAGGACATCACCTAAGAAAAGAGACGAAAACTGGGCtgatatttcttttttaacccGGTTAGATTAAGGGTTAAGGTAAGGGTTTAATTAGATCTTCAACCCGTTGAGGATGGCAGTTTGGCCGCGAAGTAGTTAAAGTTTGACGGTAAGGACGTTAAAAAGTACTTGAGCAGTCTAAAAACACACCTTCCATTTTGCCTCCACGACTCAACCGGACTAACACAACGATAAGTATCGAAATGGATACAAAAACATTTATACATCAAATCTATATAAAGAGAAGAGCAAAGCATCAGAGCCGGACACGACAACCCCTaaaaccagcaggtggaaaaaacCGGGGAACGTGTGcccccgaccaaggcagtggtgcgaccCTTGGGGTTCTAGGTATTCTTATTgaaaaacactatttacaatgaaaaagaaCGCCATCATATACAGCCTAACGAAGGCATAAAACAATTCTTTTCAGCGCGATATAACAATAAACGAAACTAAAATTGAGCACGCGGCAAAGGATGACCGTAGAATGACTTAGCCTACTAACGCCCGCAAACTGCAAACCTAAATCCCACAAACCACTGCGCACCTAACACAGCTCACCAGGCCTCTGATACGAGCAGGCAAAATATCAACTTACGCTAATTTACAATTATCacaaatagaccactttcaaaaACACCATAATGCTCTTTGTTTGGCCTCCaagattttgcataagcattgcttcCAGTTtgtcttgggacttacaatgcaattttttggagggcaaacaaagagtattatgaagGTTGTGAAATTGGCCTATTACGTTTGTCGTTTAAGATGAACGAGTGAAAAGTTACCATCTATCTCGCTTCCAAAAATAACTCAttttaatagcccatttccgagttgctgcattcctcagtttcaaagcgagtcccgGTGCACAATcactcaaatggaaatgagttacgtattctcatgcaaatcaagcgcatttctttttcaatagttgagcaccaagactcacttcgaaaccaagacaaacagcaacttggaaatggttTAATGACATTTGCATCAGTGATTGAGTGGCAAAAGGATAGCATGTGCATCCAATTTTTGTCAACATATTGTTTGACACAACAAATTCCAAAAAATAGTATAAAACTGTCAACATTAATTTCTAGGGACTTAACAAATCAGCAGAGGGGTGGCAAAATGGAAAATAACTGAGACTAACAAGTTTTTAAGCCCGTTAAATGGGAGGGTCCCATGTGATCAGAACGTTTTCAGATTAAAGTACCAGTAATAGCTATACAGGGCtttaaattgcaaccaatacagtgGCATTTGCGACTgagttttttccctttgcgactaactTGATATCGGGAGAAGTTgaaaatttgcgacttgttttcaccttcactctttcaaaacaacagggttagcagttgccactttgctgctacttctgctaaaatgaataaaatgacaaaattgttttgtttctaGCAGTGAATTTTccttcaatctgaagatagcgtaattgtagtgtaatttagctgcgatgttacgtgagCAAGTCCATTCCTttgacaaggaaggattacgttttttgcaacgttggccgtgtggcaCTTATGTTTGAACAGACTTAAATGATTAGaatgtgatgtgaagtgctaagtttctaccccatatgaaccatgtgagcgttagccctacagatagaaatgggcccacagaaggacagagaaaaactcagaccagggtggaaattgaacccacgaccttcgggttagatccccgctgctctaccgactgagctacaaggtcagacgggagcaggccgtgggaactgaagatgtaaaagttttattaaattgacccctggtcagagtttttctttgtccttgtgtgggcccatttccattagtagggctaacgctcacatggttcatatggggtagaaacttagcacttcacattacattctaatCAGTCAAGTCCATTCCTTTGACATTgtttgccattttcagcggtttctttacacaccagtattgtgggctcatattttgttttgctagaCCGCTGACAACAAAATGCAATGCGATGATTTTGTGACTACAATGATGTGAAATtacgactaaattttcgtatcttgtcgcaaaattgtgactggattttttggttaatttcaagccctgtaatATACCATCTATACACTGTAAAAGACATTCAAAGGAATTGTGTAAAAACCAAGAAGATCTCCAGGGATAAAATTCTGGGAATTTcaattagtaaacaatatgaagGTGAAAccatcaacattttttttaaaaagatctatCAGACAATTTTTTAGTTATTATCAAAGGAgacaaaaatcaacatttttgccatttgcgaAAAACCTGTCAGTCTATAcgtgattattttttcttgctaaGGAAATCCTGCAATGTTAAGGTGGGATGTATGGCTACATATGTAGTTTTTGAGGAAAAGGCCTTTAAAAATGTCTAGTTTCTAGTTGCTCCTTCAGGAGCTCAGTGACTATCTTTAGCATTTTCACCTggtttgcatttatttgttaggtaaaattacattttacatcaattgcagtgactaactcttcagaagagacatcctgttgctttaatttcacagatgtCAAAATCTTGAtcgttttctttggaaaactgtagtaaaccACCTTAACAGGAGACCCCTTGTATTAAAGATGAACGAAGGCAACAAATGGCTAAAATAACCTTTAAATATTGGAACAGTTTCTCCAAGTGGCACTAGGAAGGAATGCCACCATAAGGCAGTCATAATTCTACTGAATTAAAGGAAATAGTGTCTCCAGGTGGCACTATTTGAAGGAATGCCACCAAGAGAGAGTCATAAGAAAAATGTCAATATGTCAAAGCTCACCTAGCTTTTCTAATAGGCTCTTGTGGATCGCTGCAACACATGCCTTAAAATGAATCTTTTTCTTTCGATCCCcaggattttcattttcaaagttaGTGGGTATAGTGGACTTACTTTTCCATTCACATGCTCCTAACTGAAACACTTCCACTGATAACTCTCTTGAAGACTTTTGTATGCCTTTGAAGCCACCAACCACATAAAGGGCTTCTTGAACACATAACATGTTTGCAGCTTGACGACACACCTTGAGGTTACTAATGACTTGCCATTCATTAGTTGATGGGTCATATACCTCACAAGATTTCAGTACTGTATAATgtcccccaattttctttatgcCACCTGCTATGTAGATCTTGCCATTCATGGCTGCTCCAAAAGCTTCACATCTTGCTTCATTCATAGCTGCAACCTCCTCCCATGTGGCCAAGATAGGATCAAACCTTTCCACTGTTTGAGATGTTTGAAGCAAAGGCAAACTACTTCCTCCTACTAAGTAAAGGCGTCTTTTATCACTGACTAAACAAGCTCCATAGCGAATAGTTGGTGGATGAGCCACAGCCTCACAAACATTGTCATCGAGCTTATAGAGAAAAACGTCAGCATCAAATGAATATTTAACTAATGCATAGATGCAACCAGCTAGAActgctaaagaaaaaaaattgtcattttcatgTCTTCCTTCAACTGTCCCCCAGGAATTAGTGGAAGAAAGAAAGTATTCTATTACTTGAGATTCTCTGGGTTCAACACGCTGTCCCCCAAAAATGCAGATTTTATCTCTGTATTGAACAACAGCATGATCTTGATGTTCAAATAACATGTCTGGCAACTGATACCAAATGTCCTTCTGGGGTGCATAGCATAAGGCTGTCCTGCCACCACAAACAAAAATCACATCTGCGCACCTCTCCAAGCACTTCCTGGGTGGCTTGGCAGCATCTTCACAGAAGGGATCAACAATGCACTTCATGGATCTCAACACAAAATTCAAACTTGCATTACTTGTTGCTACCAGTTCTTCATTGACTAATTCGTTGAAAAGAAAGTCGTGAGACATGGATTTCAGGCGGACTTGTCTCAACAATTCAGCAAAGTTGCTTTCTCGTTCACTCTTCTTGTGAGACACCCACTGTACTATTCCTTTAAAAATTTCTTCCTCAGAGCCAACGGTGACATAATCACTGGACACCCATTTCATGACTTGTTCAATATCGAGCTTCAGGAAGTCGTCTGTTTCCATGACTGAACTGAAATTAGAATTAATAAACTCGCAGGACTCCTCCATTAATTCCAAACACTGATATTTGTCGGCAAAGTAATAATTGAAAATGCAGTTTTCATTTgtaatgttttcctccaaaacatCGCAAGCCAAAGTTTTCATACCTGGTAAAAGAAGATAGTCCGCTACTGCCACTAAGTCGTGGGCGTTCTCCTTGGTGACTGCAACATTACCAGTGTAAATGTATTTAAGAACTTCTTCCATGACTGACCCCGTTGCTTCTTCAAGTTCTATCCTGATGAACTGTTCCTTTCCCTCTCTCATGTCACTGACctgaagtgaaagaaaaaacggaCTTGCTGCTGCTAACACAAGTCTGTGAGCTTTGAACTCTTTGTCTTTTACTGATACTGTTACATCGAAGAAACTCTCTTTTCTTCTCAGAGCATCCAGACGATAGATAAGTTCCTGACAGTGTTTTGATGGATCTGATGGCATTGGTTGTGAaaggtccgccatattggaattCGATGCGGAAGTGTTCAAATCTTCGATTTCGAATGCAGCTGCTTCCACGTATTCTTCCATGTCGATACTCGCAGAACTTTGCGACATGATAATGCGTTggttaagaaataaaaaaaagttaacactGGTTTATAAAGAGAGGAAAATACGAAAGATGTGATCAGGGTATCACCGGACTGAAACCCagtctctctctccctctctctcacACAAGCCtgcgcaacctcgttcccagggtgtctcttctctgcctccgttgtcgttgagaaaagttgagaacgacaatggaggcagagaagagagaccctgggaacgaggttgaagcATGAGTAATACATTGGTCAAGGTAAATCCCTACCCCAGGCCTCTCCCCGCTATACCCTGATTCAAGGTGGGGATTGgctagcctccttcgcagccgtttttaggctcgtcaaacggctgcgaaggaggctaggGATTGGCTGGCAAAGAAAAGAGATTTAAGTAGGCTCGagtagtttctccttttttcaaacaaataaacgtattctgtttttagatacagttagggtaatcatatcaagacgaaatttggccaggttattaagtacccatcgtagatttctcacattatattttcctccaaaataacgttagcAACAacataaggcatttctttgagccttaaaatcaagatatattgtctttttgaagaaacgggacggtgaaatctacccattcagcgttaccagataatgttagaaataatctctaaaatatttaaaattcaacgaaatctgtaggtcagtttttcagaaaaataagttgttttgaaatgtgTCGCTAATTTCGTTTTTCAGCTACagaatttctttaaatttgaaagacaaacgttttaaattaatccaAGCTATCatgcaaaaagtgaaaaatattcaccgtccggaagcagagatataagcgagtaaagttgcgaaatcaggaaaaatgagggggttacaagattgGCACctgctcattcgagtgcacgcgcgagtgaagccacaggccaacacaaacggatttaagagTCCATTAAACCGTGCGTGTACAATTGTcgttgttttcgtgaataggcgatgtctatttatattccatatgtataggaattaaaagaaaggtgagcggaattagcggtatttgtctATTTCGGGTGACCCAATTTGAATCGTGAGCTGACGCGAACATCTTtatgtggcttacgcgcgctcGCTCAGCGGAAAACCCTCTCAAGCTTCCTTAAAAATCAACAAATGTTGTcgttttttgaagaaacgggacggtgaaattttcccattcagcgttaccagataatgttagaaatactctctaaaatatttaaaattcaacaaaatctgtaggccagtttttcggaaaatatattttctattGTTACGATAACTTTGTTCTTTTGGGGGAGTTTTTGGTACGCCAACACTGACCTAAGTATTTAATCTGAATTGCTAATGCCATTTGGAAGTTTTTTCATTGGTCCGCGCGATATACATTTAGGCAGATTTGAACGAGCGTTAGTCATCTCACTTTAGCAACTCGCACCTATTTGCCCGCCCTCCCACCCACGTATATTTTTTGTTCTCGCCGGTGTGCAGTTTAGAGAGATCAATAATATTTGCAATTGGGAATTAAAGTAAACAGTTTATAAtgatacctgggaaatttcggaaacttcattggctttcctagatatcaaagtttctattagtggcaacgtgctatgtaccagtgtgcactacaaacctacagattctcacagttatttgttgtattcatcatcacatccatcacatgtcaaaaactccattccttattctcaatttcttagacttcgacgtctttGTAGCGATGAGTCCGATGTTtccaaagcgggccatcatcgcgcccaacaatttgatcgacagtcatcactacaaacgtcacaaaaagataagaatgacagaattccattcaccctcactttccatcctcataatcacgcagtcaaaagcatcattcttagtaattttaaattactccaaaatgatcccgagactggtagaatcttttcgcaacctccacttatttcattcaaacgcgacaaaaacgtaggcaaccttttagttagaagcgcgctcaacactaacgagcaacccggcactttcaaatgcgcgcgctcaggatgcaaaacttgtcttttcattgttaaaactagcaagatatcgggacctaagcgatctgttaagatcaccgatagTTTCActtgtacctccgcaaatgtcatttattgcataacctgtacgttatgcaataaattatacattggcgagacaggtagacgactaggtgaccgattccgcgaacaccttcgcgatgttgagaagaatgacaaagatgcatctaagccagtcgctcctcattttaatctccctaaccactccaaaatacacatggctatctgcggcctttccctacatctaagtaagacggaaagccgcaagaatctagaacaaaaattcatcttccaaatcggcacccttaatcctcacggtattaacgaacgcttttcatttaactaatatattcctacttttcacgttgccatgttaccaccaatagcgtagcacctactctactataaaaactacacgtaacctaTAATTCCTCGATTCTCTCTGAAGAAGGGCTaaagctcgaaacgtcagcttttggcatctctgtacggtggccaatttacattatcaactccgttgataaaaccaaatttttgtaaacagtTTATAGTTACATTCGCAATCCTATCCTCGATTTATCTGTTAATTGGCGAATCTTTGTCGTTGTCTTATAGGCCGTTCAGAGTATGGTGAGGGTAAATGCTTTAGGTGTGGATGGCCAGGCCTTTGGGCAAAAACCTGTAGGTTCAGGTGGCAGACTCCAAACAGAAGTGGGTGGTTTTATTCGAGTAGCGCTGCTTCCAATAGAGGCATTAACGGAGGATCCGTCGATGGAACCCCAAAATGAAGATTTAGATATTATTGATAGACTGGTAGAGGTAAAAGATTGTTacgaatagcccatttccgagttgctgcatgcctcagtttcaaagcgagtcctggtgcacaaccattcaaatggaaatgagttgcgtattcttatgcaaatcaaactcatttcccttacaatagttgagcaccaagactcggaactcggaaatggcccatttggCGAGGGGGATAACGAGAGAGGGCAAGCTACACCAACCTGCGGAAGTTAAGGGGAAATTAAGAAGAAATTTGGATTTTTGAGTTCATATCGGAGCGCCTAaatttattttgtcagttattgCTCACGGTTATTGTTTACCGTTTCAATGTACTCCCGTATGTATTAGTTTAAATAACAACAAGTCCGCCTTAAAATCTAAGGGTTTTGTCGAGGAAGCTATTAAGGAACTGCTCCTCACCAACAGGGTAGTGGAAAAGTCAAATCCACCTTACGTTGTTAATCCACTCAGCGTTTCTGTCCAGGCTAATGGCAAGAAAAGGCTTATACTAGACCTACGCCATGTCAACAAATATTTGTTAAAACGAAAAGTGAAATACGAAGATTGGAAAGTCGCGTTAGCTTTCTTTCAAAAGGATTGTTGTATGATTTCGTTTGATCTGAAAAGTGGTTATCACCACGTAGAGATTCACGAAGATCATCAGTGTTTGTTGGGATTTAGCTGGAAGTTTAGGAATGGTGTGACCCGCTATTTTGTCTTCACAGTCTTGTCTTTTCGCCTTTCTTCTGCTCCACATTATATTTACCAAAGTCCTTAAGCCCCTTGTGAAGTCAGTATTGGAGAGTTTATGGCTTCAACATGCATAGCGCTGTTTCTTGACGACAGATTTCTCTTAGACTATACGGAGGGTACATGTAATTTAGTTGCTCAAAAAGTTAAGTCAGACTTGAGAAAATCTTTCTTCATTACTATTGATG from Montipora capricornis isolate CH-2021 chromosome 12, ASM3666992v2, whole genome shotgun sequence encodes the following:
- the LOC138025619 gene encoding kelch-like protein 3 — translated: MSQSSASIDMEEYVEAAAFEIEDLNTSASNSNMADLSQPMPSDPSKHCQELIYRLDALRRKESFFDVTVSVKDKEFKAHRLVLAAASPFFLSLQVSDMREGKEQFIRIELEEATGSVMEEVLKYIYTGNVAVTKENAHDLVAVADYLLLPGMKTLACDVLEENITNENCIFNYYFADKYQCLELMEESCEFINSNFSSVMETDDFLKLDIEQVMKWVSSDYVTVGSEEEIFKGIVQWVSHKKSERESNFAELLRQVRLKSMSHDFLFNELVNEELVATSNASLNFVLRSMKCIVDPFCEDAAKPPRKCLERCADVIFVCGGRTALCYAPQKDIWYQLPDMLFEHQDHAVVQYRDKICIFGGQRVEPRESQVIEYFLSSTNSWGTVEGRHENDNFFSLAVLAGCIYALVKYSFDADVFLYKLDDNVCEAVAHPPTIRYGACLVSDKRRLYLVGGSSLPLLQTSQTVERFDPILATWEEVAAMNEARCEAFGAAMNGKIYIAGGIKKIGGHYTVLKSCEVYDPSTNEWQVISNLKVCRQAANMLCVQEALYVVGGFKGIQKSSRELSVEVFQLGACEWKSKSTIPTNFENENPGDRKKKIHFKACVAAIHKSLLEKLGEL